From Oncorhynchus clarkii lewisi isolate Uvic-CL-2024 unplaced genomic scaffold, UVic_Ocla_1.0 unplaced_contig_11943_pilon_pilon, whole genome shotgun sequence, a single genomic window includes:
- the LOC139402215 gene encoding phosphoglycerate mutase 1 — MAAYKLVLIRHGESCWNQENRFCGWFDADLSETGEQEAKRGGQALKDAGYEFDVCYTSVLKRAIRTLWLVLDGIDQMWLPVHRTWRLNERHYGGLTGLNKAETAEKHGEAQVKIWRRSYDTPPPPMEEEHNFYNNISQDRRYGDLTGDQLPSCESLKDTIARALPFWNDEIVPQIKDGKRVLIAAHGNSLRGIVKHLEGMSEEAIMELNLPTGIPILYELDKNLKPVGPMQFLGDEETVKKAMEAVAAQGKAKK; from the exons ATGGCTGCGTACAAGTTGGTTCTGATCCGTCATGGAGAGAGCTGCTGGAACCAGGAGAACCGCTTCTGCGGATGGTTCGACGCGGACCTCAGTGAAACCGGGGAGCAGGAGgcgaagagaggaggacaggcgCTAAAAG atgCTGGCTATGAGTTTGATGTGTGCTACACCTCAGTCCTGAAGAGAGCCATCCGGACTCTGTGGTTGGTCCTGGACGGGATCGACCAGATGTGGCTTCCTGTCCACCGCACCTGGCGCCTCAACGAGCGCCACTACGGAGGCCTGACGGGGCTCAACAAGGCAGAGACAGCGGAGAAGCACGGTGAGGCCCAGGTTAAGATCTGGAGGAGGAGCTATGACACCCCGCCTCCTCCCATGGAGGAGGAGCACAACTTCTACAACAACATCAGCCAG GACCGTCGCTATGGCGACCTGACGGGGGATCAGCTGCCGTCCTGTGAGAGCCTGAAGGACACTATTGCCCGGGCGCTACCCTTCTGGAACGATGAAATCGTGCCCCAAATCAAGGACGGGAAGAGGGTTCTCATCGCCGCCCACGGCAACAGTCTCAGAGGCATTGTCAAGCACCTGGAGG GTATGTCAGAGGAGGCCATCATGGAGCTCAACCTGCCTACAGGGATCCCCATCCTGTatgaactggacaagaacctgaagCCTGTAGGGCCAATGCAGTTCCTGGGAGACGAGGAGACAGTGAAGAAGGCAATGGAGGCTGTGGCTGCCCAGGGCAAGGCCAAGAAATAG
- the LOC139402218 gene encoding exosome complex component CSL4-like, protein MSPMKLCVPGDRLCSTEDCMPGTGVYLRHGYIYSSLAGYVLRKNEGEELPVISVVRETEAQLLPDVGAIVTCKVTCINPRFAKVHILYVGSTPLKDRFRGTIRKEDVRATEKDRVETYKSFRPGDIVLAKVISLGDVQSNYLLTTAENELGVVVAHSEAGAQMVPISWCEMQCPRTHAKEFRKVARVQPEYLQA, encoded by the exons ATGTCTCCCATGAAGCTGTGTGTTCCAG gtgATAGGCTATGCAGCACAGAAGACTGTATGCCCGGTACTGGGGTGTACCTACGACACGGCTACATCTACTCCTCGCTAGCAGGCTATGTACTCAGGAAGAAcgaaggagaggag ctaCCAGTCATCTCGGTGGTGAGAGAAACCGAGGCTCAGCTACTACCAGATGTAGGAGCCATAGTGACCTGTAAG GTGACCTGTATCAACCCCAGGTTTGCCAAGGTCCACATCCTCTACGTTGGTTCCACGCCACTGAAGGACCGTTTTAGAGGAACCATCCG gaaAGAAGATGTACGAGCAACAGAAAAAGACAGG GTGGAGACGTATAAAAGCTTCCGTCCTGGAGACATCGTCCTGGCTAAAGTC ATCTCCCTGGGAGACGTCCAGTCCAACTACCTGTTGACCACAGCAGAGAACGAGCTGGGGGTGGTGGTAGCCCACAGTGAAGCAG gAGCCCAGATGGTGCCTATCAGCTGGTGTGAGATGCAGTGCCCACGGACACACGCCAAAGAGTTCCGCAAGGTGGCCAGGGTGCAACCTGAGTACCTGCAGGCCTGA